A genomic segment from Treponema sp. Marseille-Q3903 encodes:
- a CDS encoding iron ABC transporter permease — MLSTKKIKFDFWTIITILVILVFALFLIYPLLTLFVNGFRDTESGVFTIANYSRFFSKRYYFSALLNSFKLTFSVTFFAVLLGLPLAYFMSFYKIKGKTALEIMIIVSMMSPNFIGAYSWILMLGRNGIVTQFFKSVFNVDFPSIYGFPGMLLVFSLKLYPFIYMYVSGALKKIDVALSEAAESLGCHGIKKIFTVIMPLVTPTVIAGALLVFMNCMADFGTPALIGEGYAVMPTMVYSEFVGESGGSANFAASMATIMVLITTTFFLVQKWYVNTKSFTMSSVRPIKPEKPRGIGSVLMHAYIYIIAGLSVIPQCVVIWTSFRKTHMQIFVDGYSFKSYRDVFGKAVSSISNTYVYGFAAILIIIVIGMLVAYLSVRRKSWLTNLIDTTAMFPYIIPGSVLGITLLLAFNKGAIVLSGTAAIIIISLVIRRMAYTLRSSSAILYQISPSMEEAAISLGDSPSKSFFKVTAKMMMPGVLSGAILSWITLINELSSSVMLYTARTRTMSVAIYNEVVRASYGTAAALASILTLTTIVSLLVFFKVSGSKDVTM, encoded by the coding sequence TTGCTTAGCACGAAAAAAATCAAGTTCGACTTCTGGACTATCATTACAATACTTGTAATACTTGTTTTTGCCCTGTTTTTGATTTATCCACTTCTTACTCTTTTTGTGAATGGTTTCAGGGATACAGAATCTGGGGTATTCACTATTGCCAATTACTCGCGCTTTTTCTCAAAACGGTATTACTTTTCTGCGCTTCTGAACTCGTTCAAGCTAACTTTTAGCGTAACGTTCTTTGCGGTTCTTCTGGGGCTTCCACTTGCTTACTTCATGTCGTTCTATAAAATCAAGGGAAAGACTGCATTGGAGATTATGATTATCGTTTCTATGATGAGTCCGAATTTTATCGGCGCTTATTCTTGGATTTTGATGCTAGGAAGAAATGGGATTGTGACTCAATTTTTTAAGAGCGTTTTTAATGTAGATTTTCCATCGATTTACGGATTTCCGGGGATGCTCTTGGTGTTTTCTCTGAAACTCTATCCGTTTATCTATATGTATGTTTCTGGCGCATTAAAAAAGATTGACGTTGCCTTAAGCGAAGCTGCAGAAAGTCTTGGTTGCCATGGAATCAAAAAAATATTCACAGTGATTATGCCTCTTGTTACTCCTACAGTTATTGCCGGCGCGTTGCTTGTGTTCATGAACTGCATGGCTGATTTTGGTACACCAGCACTTATCGGTGAAGGATATGCGGTTATGCCAACTATGGTCTATTCCGAGTTTGTCGGAGAAAGTGGTGGCTCTGCAAACTTTGCCGCTAGCATGGCTACAATCATGGTTTTGATAACCACAACTTTCTTCTTAGTTCAGAAATGGTATGTAAACACAAAATCTTTTACAATGAGTTCTGTTCGTCCAATAAAACCTGAAAAACCAAGAGGAATAGGAAGCGTTTTGATGCATGCTTATATCTACATCATTGCAGGACTTTCTGTAATTCCTCAGTGCGTTGTGATTTGGACTTCATTCCGAAAAACGCACATGCAGATTTTTGTTGACGGTTATTCATTTAAAAGTTACAGGGACGTATTTGGAAAAGCGGTTTCTTCTATTTCAAACACGTATGTATACGGATTTGCCGCAATTCTTATAATCATAGTTATTGGAATGCTCGTAGCGTATCTTTCTGTAAGAAGAAAGAGTTGGCTCACAAATCTTATAGATACAACTGCTATGTTCCCATACATAATTCCAGGTTCTGTATTGGGTATTACATTGTTGCTGGCGTTCAATAAAGGGGCGATTGTTCTTTCCGGAACAGCGGCAATTATAATTATTTCACTTGTAATAAGGCGAATGGCTTACACTCTGCGTTCAAGTTCGGCAATTCTTTATCAGATAAGCCCAAGCATGGAAGAGGCGGCGATAAGCCTTGGAGATTCCCCATCAAAATCGTTCTTCAAAGTCACAGCAAAGATGATGATGCCGGGAGTCCTTTCGGGTGCGATTTTAAGTTGGATTACCTTGATAAACGAATTAAGTTCTTCTGTAATGCTTTATACAGCTAGAACAAGGACAATGTCTGTTGCGATATATAATGAAGTTGTCCGCGCAAGTTATGGAACAGCTGCCGCTCTTGCCTCAATTCTTACGCTGACAACAATTGTATCACTTTTGGTATTCTTTAAAGTTTCTGGTAGTAAGGATGTCACAATGTAA
- a CDS encoding response regulator codes for MMTVLIAEDEDIILKGLVHLIDWKSMGCKVIGQAHDGEEGEKLIKALRPDIVLTDIKMPKKSGIKMIEDTINFCKFKAILLTSHADFDYAQQALRLHIFEYLLKPVDEKELRETVKKIHKELEKDDDYIKKMSLKASDLHILDFDINEAIDKCQSRQVKQALKNILISYQEPLNISDTAKEIGVSQEYLSRKIKEETGRTFTDILNMHRIQKSLELLEDGSFLMYEVALIVGFSEYKYFCTVFKKYTGKSPGEIKKSFSDK; via the coding sequence ATGATGACTGTACTTATTGCCGAGGATGAAGACATAATCCTAAAAGGGCTTGTCCACCTCATAGACTGGAAAAGTATGGGGTGCAAAGTTATTGGGCAGGCTCATGATGGAGAAGAAGGAGAAAAGTTAATAAAAGCTCTACGACCAGACATAGTTCTTACAGACATAAAAATGCCTAAAAAAAGCGGAATAAAAATGATTGAAGATACTATTAATTTTTGCAAATTCAAAGCTATTTTGCTTACAAGCCATGCAGATTTTGATTATGCACAACAGGCGCTGCGGCTACATATTTTTGAGTATCTTCTCAAACCTGTCGATGAAAAAGAACTGAGGGAAACTGTAAAAAAAATACACAAAGAACTTGAAAAAGATGATGATTACATAAAAAAGATGAGCCTCAAAGCCTCTGATTTGCACATTCTTGATTTTGATATAAACGAGGCTATAGACAAATGCCAATCAAGGCAAGTAAAGCAAGCGTTAAAAAATATACTGATATCTTATCAAGAACCTTTAAATATCAGCGATACTGCAAAAGAAATTGGTGTAAGCCAAGAATATCTTTCAAGAAAAATAAAAGAAGAGACTGGTAGAACTTTCACAGATATACTGAATATGCACAGAATCCAAAAATCGCTAGAACTTCTTGAAGACGGAAGTTTTCTGATGTATGAAGTTGCCTTGATAGTTGGTTTTTCAGAATATAAATATTTCTGCACTGTATTTAAAAAATATACAGGTAAAAGTCCAGGAGAAATAAAAAAGTCTTTTTCAGATAAATAA
- a CDS encoding methyl-accepting chemotaxis protein, producing the protein MKSLRVKLIFMFIFSNLLIMIMLGYALYFRTARHVENSFDEKLSETVSLIDESLNKYFNTLEELTNSLSRFSVFSELSDNITSYKNVKTSVGKTKMIAHSDYEKRVFELMKIYMESLSDTFIISVGAQANGGVINYPPTDSPDGYDVREAEWYRQGVSGGGKTVFSSPYKTESGEYVIACTKALLNSRKKISGAVSIDADLIYLSNFIHKSQGSGNSIILLLDKSGKIIAHSSDPKMIFQPVSALGIPELDFQKLEEILHGNKSVFTVDGKPSSFSSFPSKITAADFDYLVITPVSEYKKESVMILRIIVIAVLISSIVLVVVAVITAGTIFNPINRAVKAMRNISEEDGDLTVRLPVRGKDEISNLSFYFNQTIEKLRLAIQTLGEGTLNTHKTGSSLATNMTETANSVSEISMDIEEVKHEILKQGGSIIAIGTSLQTMLRTIEELDVHIKSQTGTIGESSGFIKEMVAGIKKVAVIVQSNLKTLEELNKATDSGKIVISDTVTLSNVVLESSDILLEASSVIQNIASQTNLLSMNAGIEAAHAGESGKGFAIVAQEIRKLAEDSSAQGGKISGLLKDLKEKIEKVSSSAQKAQNEFLNITELAERTKAQEKSVMVSMENQEQGNIRVLSAMDDISVITGKVQKVSNEMLLESNRVSTEMDSLAEMSDVISNTMEKMASGTMQINSSVQEVNELTQKNKELTDMLIAEVEKFKV; encoded by the coding sequence ATGAAGAGTCTTAGAGTCAAACTGATATTCATGTTTATCTTTTCTAATTTATTGATAATGATTATGCTTGGCTATGCATTGTACTTTAGAACAGCTCGCCATGTTGAAAATTCTTTTGATGAAAAACTTTCCGAAACAGTTTCTTTGATTGATGAATCGCTGAATAAATATTTCAATACTCTTGAGGAACTTACAAACTCTCTTTCTCGGTTCTCAGTTTTTTCTGAACTTAGTGATAACATAACAAGTTATAAAAATGTAAAGACTTCTGTTGGTAAAACGAAGATGATTGCTCATTCGGACTATGAAAAACGAGTGTTTGAATTGATGAAAATATATATGGAATCTTTAAGCGACACGTTTATAATTTCTGTGGGAGCACAGGCAAATGGAGGAGTTATCAATTATCCGCCTACAGATTCTCCTGACGGTTATGATGTAAGAGAGGCTGAATGGTACAGGCAGGGGGTATCCGGTGGTGGAAAAACAGTTTTTTCATCCCCTTACAAAACGGAAAGTGGAGAATATGTAATTGCATGCACAAAGGCTCTTCTTAATTCAAGAAAAAAAATATCTGGGGCAGTATCAATAGATGCCGATTTGATATATCTTTCAAATTTTATACACAAATCACAAGGCTCAGGAAATTCTATCATTCTTTTGCTCGACAAGTCAGGAAAGATAATCGCTCATTCTTCTGATCCTAAAATGATTTTCCAACCAGTGTCGGCTCTTGGAATTCCAGAACTTGATTTTCAAAAACTTGAAGAAATATTACATGGAAATAAATCTGTTTTTACTGTAGATGGGAAACCATCAAGTTTTTCAAGTTTTCCATCAAAAATTACGGCTGCTGATTTTGACTACCTTGTTATAACTCCTGTAAGCGAGTACAAAAAAGAATCTGTGATGATCCTTCGCATTATTGTAATTGCGGTTCTTATATCTTCAATTGTTCTTGTTGTTGTTGCTGTGATAACCGCTGGAACGATATTTAACCCAATAAACAGAGCTGTAAAAGCGATGCGAAATATTTCCGAGGAAGATGGAGATTTAACAGTTCGGCTTCCTGTTCGTGGCAAGGACGAGATAAGTAATCTATCTTTCTATTTCAATCAGACAATCGAAAAACTTAGGCTAGCGATTCAGACCCTTGGTGAAGGAACATTAAATACTCACAAGACAGGAAGTAGCCTTGCTACAAATATGACAGAAACCGCAAATTCAGTTTCAGAGATAAGCATGGACATTGAAGAGGTAAAGCATGAAATTCTCAAACAGGGCGGAAGTATTATTGCAATTGGAACTTCGTTGCAGACAATGCTGAGGACGATAGAGGAACTTGATGTGCACATAAAAAGCCAGACAGGAACAATAGGCGAGTCTTCTGGTTTTATAAAAGAAATGGTTGCAGGAATAAAAAAAGTAGCTGTCATTGTTCAATCTAATCTAAAAACTCTTGAAGAACTCAACAAAGCTACTGACAGCGGAAAAATTGTTATTTCTGATACGGTTACGCTCAGCAACGTTGTTCTTGAAAGTTCTGACATTCTTTTGGAGGCGAGCTCGGTTATTCAAAATATAGCAAGCCAGACAAACCTTCTTTCTATGAACGCGGGAATTGAGGCCGCTCATGCAGGAGAGTCAGGAAAAGGATTCGCCATTGTTGCTCAAGAAATAAGGAAACTTGCAGAAGACTCATCTGCGCAAGGTGGAAAAATCAGTGGACTTTTAAAAGATTTAAAAGAAAAGATTGAAAAGGTAAGTTCTTCCGCACAGAAAGCACAAAATGAATTTTTGAATATAACAGAACTTGCAGAACGCACAAAAGCACAGGAAAAAAGTGTTATGGTTTCTATGGAAAACCAAGAGCAGGGAAATATACGGGTTCTTAGCGCAATGGATGATATTTCTGTAATAACCGGTAAAGTTCAGAAAGTCTCAAACGAAATGCTTCTTGAGAGCAACAGAGTTTCGACCGAAATGGATAGCCTTGCAGAGATGTCTGATGTTATTTCAAACACGATGGAAAAAATGGCGAGCGGAACGATGCAGATAAATTCTTCTGTTCAAGAAGTGAATGAACTCACACAGAAAAACAAGGAACTTACAGATATGCTTATTGCCGAAGTGGAAAAGTTTAAAGTTTAG